From Rhizobium sp. NZLR1, a single genomic window includes:
- a CDS encoding entericidin encodes MSKAVIAIACICLLTLSGCGNTAYGLKKDGQEASHAMDNATHRVLSAGAKK; translated from the coding sequence ATGTCAAAAGCTGTAATCGCCATCGCCTGCATCTGCCTGCTCACGCTTTCCGGCTGCGGCAATACCGCATACGGGCTGAAGAAGGATGGGCAGGAGGCGAGCCACGCCATGGACAATGCGACACATCGGGTGCTTTCGGCAGGTGCCAAGAAGTGA
- a CDS encoding GlsB/YeaQ/YmgE family stress response membrane protein, which yields MENAGVGWIAAIIIGGIAGWLAEKVMSSSMGLLMNILLGIVGAIVANWILGLLHIQPLAGWLGYLITGFIGACILIFIGRVIRR from the coding sequence ATGGAAAACGCAGGCGTGGGTTGGATTGCAGCCATCATCATCGGTGGCATCGCCGGATGGCTGGCGGAAAAGGTCATGAGCAGCAGCATGGGCTTGCTCATGAACATATTGCTCGGCATCGTCGGCGCCATCGTCGCCAACTGGATCCTGGGTCTGTTGCACATCCAGCCGCTTGCAGGTTGGCTGGGTTATCTGATCACCGGCTTTATCGGTGCCTGCATCCTGATTTTCATCGGGCGCGTCATCCGCCGCTGA